One genomic region from Chlamydia poikilotherma encodes:
- a CDS encoding polymorphic outer membrane protein middle domain-containing protein, whose amino-acid sequence MKASLRKFLISTTLTLPCSFQAFSLEIVVPNGTYDGNLRDMFPYTITSNAEGTTAILSGNLNLLNLDNSMVATPSSCFFNSAGSMTIVGKNHNLTFTNLRTSVNGAALSSIPATTPESFSYTITGMHTLSFSNCIALMARTTPPNTTVNPKGGALYSKAPVFLQNIQNLLFKNNSAADNGGALWAQIVGISNIKKSLQFLSNVGANGGAIGASQSLDVTQCPSILFRSNSAEKLGGAIHSVDPTTPPNGPVNTVSSFSGNGSIQFDANNAKSGGAIYSKGNIDFTNNAQLLMQNNSASPEVANNNEVLGQGGAIYCTQQTANPPPPPANSPAFTGLTISNQNEIFFANNFAATAGGAIYGEKVSITSSGKTVFTNNIAKDGGAIYIPNVGELSLSADYGDMIFYENLKNDAGTITRNAVTLEKGATIKLLAASGDHKLCFYDPIVTNIPDAAHSDDKKLIINQDRTSTTPYTNYVGTVLFSGAHVDSQSANTTTNFESTIYQKVILGGGKLVLADKASLSVISFEQEADSILLMDNGTTLATTENSASGAAPGGGGTPTANSGSISIQDLHINVSSLVETGEGAKIDVKGTNGTITLTGYISLDDLSGTAYENHDLFNKDSVTVKLLSLSTKDDSKITEGALQLNPRGDAEPQYGYQGHWKLSWDNGTDLKKKTLQATWTKTGFIPSPERQASLVPNSLWGAFIDLRSMNALATASCDGFGYGKGLWVAGLSNVFHHDRNSVSHGFRRISGGYVIGGNSQTISDSVFGIAFSQVFGKSKDYVVSTTKSQAIVGSAYLSIKHPLTNTIFTSFAARINYSHTNEDMKTRYTFIPEEDGNWDNNCWLGEVGGSLPIVLQTTKLHLNQFVPFVNVQLGYAEHGSFREKLAEARSFCSSRLINLAIPCGFKIDRRSHSHPDFYSLAVSYVPDVWRRNPGCDTLLLANGFRWKTPATNLDKHGLLMQGSTHTAVNNNIEIFSHGSCELRKSSRNYNINVGSKFRF is encoded by the coding sequence ATGAAAGCGTCTCTTCGTAAGTTCCTAATTTCAACAACGCTAACACTTCCTTGTTCATTCCAAGCCTTCTCTTTGGAAATTGTAGTTCCTAATGGAACTTATGACGGTAATCTTAGAGACATGTTTCCCTATACGATCACATCAAATGCTGAGGGAACCACGGCGATATTGTCAGGAAATTTGAATCTTTTAAATCTTGACAACTCAATGGTAGCAACACCTTCAAGTTGCTTTTTCAACTCCGCTGGGTCCATGACAATTGTGGGTAAAAACCATAATCTAACATTTACAAACCTTCGCACTTCGGTAAACGGTGCTGCCTTAAGCTCTATTCCGGCAACAACTCCCGAATCGTTCTCTTATACGATTACGGGGATGCATACCCTGTCCTTTTCTAACTGCATAGCCCTGATGGCTCGCACTACACCTCCAAACACTACAGTTAACCCAAAAGGTGGGGCGTTATACTCCAAAGCTCCTGTATTTCTACAAAATATTCAGAATCTGCTATTTAAAAATAACAGTGCTGCAGACAACGGTGGTGCTCTATGGGCACAAATAGTAGGAATTAGCAATATTAAAAAATCCCTGCAGTTTCTTAGCAACGTCGGTGCAAACGGCGGAGCTATCGGTGCATCTCAAAGTCTAGATGTTACACAATGCCCTTCGATTCTTTTCAGATCTAACTCTGCTGAAAAGCTAGGCGGTGCTATTCATTCAGTTGATCCTACAACACCTCCAAACGGCCCTGTGAATACTGTCAGTAGTTTCTCAGGAAACGGTAGCATACAATTTGATGCGAATAATGCAAAATCTGGCGGAGCTATTTATTCAAAAGGGAACATCGACTTCACAAATAACGCACAATTGCTTATGCAGAATAACTCTGCATCTCCTGAAGTTGCTAATAATAATGAAGTATTAGGACAAGGTGGAGCTATTTATTGCACACAGCAAACAGCAAATCCCCCTCCTCCTCCAGCGAATAGCCCTGCATTCACAGGATTAACTATAAGCAATCAAAACGAAATCTTCTTCGCCAATAACTTCGCTGCAACTGCAGGTGGAGCTATTTACGGAGAAAAAGTCAGCATTACTTCCTCAGGGAAAACGGTGTTTACAAACAACATCGCAAAAGATGGCGGAGCTATCTATATTCCTAATGTTGGAGAACTAAGTTTATCTGCTGATTACGGTGATATGATTTTCTATGAAAATCTAAAAAATGATGCCGGTACCATCACTAGAAACGCCGTCACCTTAGAAAAGGGAGCAACCATTAAGTTGCTAGCAGCTTCTGGTGATCATAAGCTCTGTTTTTATGATCCTATTGTGACTAATATTCCAGATGCAGCTCATAGCGATGATAAGAAACTAATTATCAATCAAGATAGAACATCCACGACTCCTTACACAAACTATGTCGGAACCGTGCTATTCTCCGGAGCCCATGTAGATAGTCAAAGCGCGAATACCACAACTAATTTTGAATCAACTATTTATCAAAAAGTGATTCTAGGCGGCGGGAAACTTGTTTTAGCCGATAAAGCAAGTCTGTCTGTTATTTCCTTTGAACAAGAAGCAGATTCTATTCTCTTAATGGATAATGGAACTACTCTTGCAACTACTGAGAACTCTGCAAGTGGTGCAGCACCCGGGGGAGGAGGCACTCCAACTGCTAATAGTGGATCTATTTCAATCCAAGATCTTCATATCAATGTTAGCTCACTTGTAGAAACTGGTGAAGGAGCAAAAATTGATGTAAAAGGTACGAACGGCACTATCACATTAACAGGATATATATCCTTAGATGATCTCTCAGGAACTGCTTACGAAAATCACGACCTCTTCAATAAAGATTCTGTCACTGTCAAGCTTCTCTCTCTTAGCACAAAAGATGATAGTAAAATAACAGAAGGTGCTCTTCAACTCAATCCTAGAGGAGATGCAGAGCCTCAATACGGTTATCAAGGTCATTGGAAACTTTCATGGGATAATGGAACTGATCTTAAAAAGAAAACCCTACAAGCTACTTGGACAAAAACAGGATTTATTCCCAGTCCTGAACGTCAAGCATCTTTAGTTCCTAATAGCTTATGGGGAGCTTTCATAGACCTCCGCTCTATGAATGCCCTAGCCACAGCAAGCTGTGACGGCTTTGGCTACGGTAAGGGATTATGGGTAGCTGGTCTTTCTAATGTCTTCCACCATGATCGCAATAGCGTATCTCATGGTTTCCGTCGTATTAGTGGTGGTTACGTTATTGGAGGAAATTCACAAACAATTTCTGATTCTGTATTTGGAATAGCCTTCTCCCAGGTATTCGGTAAATCTAAAGACTACGTAGTCTCTACAACAAAATCACAAGCCATAGTCGGTAGCGCCTACCTATCAATAAAACATCCATTAACCAACACTATCTTCACATCCTTTGCTGCAAGAATTAACTACAGTCATACTAACGAAGATATGAAAACACGCTATACCTTCATTCCTGAAGAAGATGGCAATTGGGATAATAATTGCTGGTTAGGAGAAGTAGGTGGAAGCTTACCTATTGTTTTGCAAACTACTAAATTACATCTAAATCAATTCGTTCCTTTTGTGAATGTTCAACTTGGCTATGCTGAACATGGATCCTTTAGAGAAAAACTCGCAGAAGCACGATCCTTCTGTTCGTCTCGTTTGATTAACTTAGCGATTCCTTGTGGATTTAAAATTGATAGGCGTTCTCACTCCCATCCGGATTTTTATAGCCTAGCTGTATCCTACGTTCCTGATGTATGGCGAAGGAATCCAG
- a CDS encoding polymorphic outer membrane protein middle domain-containing protein gives MTQRPNPWIFCCCAMSCLCFSPAYSAVLKTLTSADNFDGINNAAFSIKTSDTEEGTTYILSDDILIQNVAITKPANTSCFKNTKGDLLFNGNNRSLTFNKITTTTEGKMILNSADTFFTMSCFSKLKFLEPTSSKKGKSVISSKGSLMFRSNDEILFTGCYSSDKGGAICCIPNPGSKTTSSLSFYGNRKITFSNNVSVNGGGAIYAKQMYLTAMGPTNFMNNTAAGDVNSRPGGGAIAIAPNGELSLFAEEGDITFTGNTTIRGSHLEKNAIHLENDAFISYIGAREGRHVKFYDAITSTSPSDIPLLINQITDGNIYKGTVLFSSGECVGSCSSLASINMSRISQDMILAGGTLNLSSGAILSIFNFIQRPNTTFILDQSTMLRVKQNAEFLNITVPVKLNHLDPQPQNSKIKFRSLSYREPGQISLLSRDKKLSFSGSINIDIQDEDFYENIELANSTRIPLVKIESAELDDTRIKIDHLHVPTDPYGYQGSWKLEWLEKAPRPINTRSRTNAEKIAHLVWTPKHYRPRLIDSQGNSLVPNSLWNAFVDIRGIHNLMDTISDGSLYRNGLWISEVSNYFHKDHHKDNRGFRHASGGYALGLSQQTPSKDILSIGFFQMFGVSKDASLAKNRENILAGSLYLQHSTSIKPILNWSLGNLFIRPEFLSKISSDLPLILNVQATYSHSKNKLTITRKSSEITHGYWNTHCVGAELGSSLSFDFHEEHNIFHQILPFMNLQGVYAYQRKFKEEGEKKHEITSSKLGNVSLPIGVRLEGHNSRWPIFYSTSLAFIADLFRQNPCSTITSTYAPFATWKTSGTNLSRQALAAQLSMHCAILDNITLFSKCCAEIRKSSQYYSGDIGSQFLF, from the coding sequence ATGACGCAAAGACCTAATCCATGGATTTTTTGCTGCTGTGCTATGTCTTGTTTGTGTTTTTCACCAGCATACTCTGCTGTGTTAAAGACACTCACCTCTGCGGATAATTTTGACGGCATAAATAACGCGGCTTTTTCGATTAAAACTTCAGACACTGAAGAAGGAACTACCTATATTTTATCCGACGACATTTTGATACAAAATGTTGCGATTACCAAACCTGCAAATACTAGCTGTTTTAAAAACACCAAGGGAGATCTTCTTTTTAACGGAAATAACCGCAGTTTAACATTTAATAAAATCACTACCACAACTGAAGGTAAGATGATTCTTAATTCTGCAGATACTTTCTTTACTATGTCGTGTTTCTCTAAATTGAAATTTTTAGAACCAACCAGCTCAAAAAAAGGGAAAAGTGTAATCAGCTCTAAAGGATCTTTAATGTTTAGATCCAATGACGAGATCCTCTTTACAGGATGTTACTCATCAGATAAGGGAGGAGCGATTTGTTGTATACCTAATCCGGGATCAAAAACAACATCCTCATTATCATTTTATGGAAATCGGAAAATCACCTTCTCTAATAACGTGTCTGTAAACGGTGGCGGGGCGATCTACGCTAAGCAAATGTATCTAACAGCTATGGGCCCTACTAATTTCATGAATAATACAGCTGCGGGGGATGTAAATTCGCGACCTGGTGGCGGAGCTATCGCCATCGCTCCTAACGGAGAGCTTTCTCTATTTGCCGAAGAAGGAGATATTACCTTCACAGGAAATACCACAATAAGAGGTAGTCACCTCGAAAAAAATGCCATTCATTTAGAAAATGATGCTTTTATTAGCTATATAGGAGCTAGAGAAGGAAGACATGTTAAATTCTATGATGCCATTACATCAACTTCTCCCTCCGATATTCCTCTGCTAATTAATCAAATAACAGATGGAAACATATACAAGGGGACGGTTTTATTCTCATCTGGAGAATGCGTTGGGTCATGCTCCTCTTTAGCTTCTATAAACATGTCTAGGATTTCACAAGACATGATATTAGCAGGAGGCACTCTAAACTTAAGTTCAGGAGCAATTCTTTCAATTTTTAATTTCATTCAACGTCCCAATACAACGTTTATTCTAGATCAAAGCACAATGCTTAGAGTGAAGCAAAATGCTGAATTCTTAAATATCACTGTTCCTGTAAAATTGAATCATCTAGATCCTCAACCACAAAACTCAAAAATTAAATTCCGTTCGTTATCGTATCGAGAACCTGGACAAATTTCACTCTTATCAAGAGATAAAAAACTGTCCTTTTCAGGATCAATCAATATCGATATTCAAGATGAAGATTTTTACGAAAATATAGAATTAGCGAATTCCACAAGAATTCCCTTAGTTAAAATTGAAAGTGCAGAATTAGACGATACACGTATAAAAATAGATCATCTGCATGTTCCAACAGATCCTTACGGATATCAAGGATCTTGGAAGCTCGAATGGTTAGAAAAAGCACCGAGACCAATAAATACACGTTCAAGAACGAATGCAGAAAAAATTGCTCACCTTGTCTGGACTCCAAAACATTACCGACCTCGTCTTATTGACTCTCAGGGAAATTCCCTAGTGCCCAATAGCCTATGGAACGCTTTTGTAGACATTCGTGGTATCCATAACCTTATGGATACCATTTCCGATGGCAGCCTATACCGCAATGGACTATGGATTTCAGAAGTTTCTAACTATTTCCATAAAGATCATCATAAAGATAATCGTGGCTTCCGTCATGCTAGTGGGGGTTATGCTTTAGGACTATCACAACAAACTCCCTCTAAAGATATTCTTAGCATAGGCTTTTTCCAGATGTTCGGGGTATCTAAAGATGCCTCTTTAGCAAAAAATCGTGAAAATATCCTCGCAGGATCTCTTTACCTTCAGCATAGTACATCTATAAAACCTATACTAAATTGGTCTCTAGGCAACCTATTTATTCGTCCTGAATTTTTATCGAAGATTTCTTCTGATCTTCCTCTAATTTTAAATGTTCAAGCAACCTACAGCCATAGTAAAAACAAACTCACGATAACACGAAAATCTTCAGAAATTACCCACGGGTATTGGAATACCCATTGTGTAGGTGCTGAATTAGGATCTTCTCTATCTTTTGATTTCCATGAAGAGCATAATATCTTCCATCAGATTCTTCCTTTTATGAATCTTCAAGGTGTCTATGCTTATCAAAGGAAATTTAAAGAAGAGGGAGAGAAAAAACATGAAATTACCAGCAGTAAATTAGGCAATGTCTCCCTACCTATCGGCGTGCGTTTGGAAGGACATAATTCGCGCTGGCCTATTTTCTATTCAACATCTCTAGCCTTCATTGCAGATCTATTCCGCCAAAATCCATGTTCTACAATTACCTCCACCTATGCACCTTTTGCTACATGGAAAACTTCAGGAACAAATCTCTCAAGGCAAGCACTAGCAGCACAATTGTCTATGCATTGTGCAATCTTAGATAATATTACGCTATTTTCAAAATGTTGCGCAGAGATACGCAAATCTTCACAATATTATTCGGGAGATATCGGCAGTCAGTTCCTATTTTAA
- a CDS encoding autotransporter domain-containing protein, with the protein MKLSVYGFLLSSSLLSTHIAFAENASTSPSPGKPTNTSTPALKTNTELNQSFDGDKDTQPFTTKSSSNAAGTTYSVNADVSFKNITLVTTASSSSSSSADGNCFKNTAGDLNFSGDNGSLTFENISLTAQGAAISNTAAGKILQLTNLTNLTFSNSPGSTVTDGKGAIYCEGSDLQIINNGHVIFSNNHSIENGGAVCYKVAPVPPPPPPPSPPPTPPPGTGGLPKAQNTFTFGGNDSLTFLGNSSEKNGGAIYAQSLVITSKGRTLFTNNTAKENGGAIAISEDGSISLIAELGDIIFEGNIAKGTPNAIDIGAKAKIEHLCALKGQSIIFYDPITSNDLADSTSKLTINAPLSPPSGGSSSAPITIRSATVLPTAPRLYEGTIIFSGKQQNAPQTKLLTTANSLKQPVELAGGTFILEDGVLFSAKSFTQTDNNSVVLLEQNTQLQASESIELKNLWVSVTDVNSPDFARVSTTRSTGTVKVTGAITLAVSDPTFYENPDLAKQLDREFIKLSTNGGTITLENSPNTPNQAIPSHPGYQGIWQLTWADVPQGSGTAKEKVATLGWQPQGYLPTAGDTKSYTSLVPNSLWGMVSDVAAIQRLIEGEANSAQGKDIWGAGLSNFLKGKKTDKNRKFRNFSSGYAVGATSQSLHGFKFNFGFCQLFGRAKDYAGARIHEKILSGSLYTQYDTELLPILKLLAGTSVFRPKILKQITNDFPVTFQAQFGYFYGDNSMKIKYPDATQTNSSWENHCYSGDIATSIAIPIQSKDGVIQMASPFVKVQNVYVYQKGFHEKGLRRRAFDHTHLTNISIPLGLKVYGDSASKNLHYELSAAYVGDAYRHNPKNTTTPIVTNVVTTPWITTATNLERHAARFQAGGDYAPTSYIQLFAQGSIELRKSARSYHANAGSSIHF; encoded by the coding sequence ATGAAACTCTCTGTTTATGGGTTTTTACTCTCGTCGTCCTTGCTATCCACCCACATAGCATTTGCTGAAAACGCCTCAACGTCTCCTTCACCAGGAAAACCGACAAACACTTCCACCCCAGCATTGAAGACAAATACTGAGCTAAATCAAAGTTTTGATGGGGACAAAGATACTCAACCATTTACCACTAAGTCATCGAGTAATGCTGCGGGAACAACTTACAGTGTAAATGCCGATGTATCTTTTAAGAATATTACTTTAGTCACCACAGCAAGTTCTTCTAGTTCATCAAGCGCTGATGGAAATTGCTTTAAAAATACTGCTGGGGACCTAAATTTCTCAGGAGATAACGGCTCACTTACATTTGAAAATATCTCCCTCACTGCACAGGGTGCTGCCATTAGCAACACCGCAGCTGGTAAAATATTACAGTTAACCAATCTCACTAATCTTACTTTCTCAAATTCTCCAGGATCTACTGTGACGGATGGTAAGGGGGCAATTTATTGTGAAGGTTCTGATCTACAGATAATTAATAATGGACACGTTATATTTTCAAACAACCATTCCATAGAAAATGGTGGAGCAGTTTGTTATAAAGTAGCACCTGTTCCTCCACCGCCCCCACCTCCTAGTCCACCACCTACACCACCTCCTGGTACTGGTGGGCTACCTAAAGCTCAAAACACATTCACCTTCGGTGGTAACGATAGTCTAACATTTTTAGGTAACTCGTCAGAAAAAAATGGAGGGGCAATTTACGCACAAAGCCTGGTTATTACTTCCAAGGGCCGGACTTTATTTACTAATAACACAGCCAAAGAGAACGGTGGAGCCATTGCCATTTCTGAAGATGGCAGTATCTCTTTAATAGCCGAATTGGGAGATATTATCTTTGAAGGCAATATAGCAAAGGGAACCCCAAATGCTATAGATATTGGAGCCAAAGCTAAGATCGAACACTTATGTGCTTTAAAAGGCCAATCGATCATTTTCTACGACCCAATTACATCAAATGATTTAGCTGACTCCACAAGCAAATTGACAATCAATGCTCCATTATCACCACCTTCTGGGGGCTCATCTTCTGCTCCAATCACAATTAGATCTGCTACTGTGCTTCCAACAGCACCTAGACTTTATGAAGGTACTATAATCTTCTCGGGTAAACAACAAAATGCTCCGCAGACTAAATTATTAACTACTGCCAACAGCTTAAAACAACCTGTAGAATTAGCTGGCGGGACTTTTATTTTAGAAGATGGAGTTTTATTTTCTGCAAAATCTTTCACACAGACGGATAATAATTCTGTAGTACTACTAGAACAAAATACACAACTACAGGCTTCAGAAAGTATAGAATTAAAAAACTTATGGGTGAGTGTTACTGATGTAAATTCACCAGATTTTGCAAGAGTTAGCACTACGAGAAGCACTGGAACTGTAAAAGTTACAGGAGCTATCACACTTGCTGTTTCTGATCCTACATTTTATGAAAATCCAGATCTTGCTAAGCAATTAGATCGAGAATTTATAAAGTTATCCACAAACGGTGGAACTATCACACTTGAAAATAGTCCTAACACACCTAATCAAGCTATCCCCTCACATCCAGGTTATCAGGGTATATGGCAATTGACCTGGGCAGATGTTCCTCAAGGATCTGGAACTGCCAAAGAAAAAGTAGCGACTTTAGGTTGGCAACCGCAAGGTTACCTCCCTACTGCTGGAGATACAAAAAGCTACACCTCTTTAGTTCCTAATAGCTTATGGGGAATGGTTTCTGATGTTGCCGCTATCCAACGTTTAATTGAAGGAGAAGCAAATTCTGCTCAAGGCAAAGACATCTGGGGTGCAGGATTATCTAACTTCTTAAAAGGCAAGAAAACAGATAAGAATCGCAAGTTCAGAAATTTCAGCTCAGGCTATGCCGTAGGAGCAACCTCTCAATCCCTCCATGGTTTTAAATTCAACTTTGGTTTTTGCCAACTATTTGGAAGAGCGAAAGATTACGCAGGAGCAAGAATTCATGAGAAAATTCTTTCAGGATCTTTATATACACAATACGACACAGAGCTATTACCTATTTTAAAACTCCTTGCAGGAACCTCTGTATTCAGACCAAAAATTTTAAAACAGATAACCAATGATTTCCCAGTAACCTTCCAAGCACAATTTGGTTATTTTTATGGAGACAACTCCATGAAAATAAAATATCCCGATGCTACACAAACAAATAGCTCTTGGGAAAACCATTGTTATTCTGGAGATATCGCTACATCTATAGCTATTCCTATACAGAGTAAAGATGGCGTTATCCAAATGGCGTCACCATTTGTAAAAGTACAAAATGTCTACGTATACCAAAAAGGATTCCATGAAAAAGGCTTAAGACGTAGAGCTTTTGATCACACCCATTTGACAAATATCTCTATACCTTTAGGACTGAAAGTTTATGGAGATTCTGCATCTAAAAATCTCCATTACGAACTTTCTGCAGCTTATGTGGGCGATGCTTACCGTCACAATCCTAAAAATACAACAACACCAATTGTAACGAATGTTGTTACCACACCATGGATAACAACTGCTACAAATCTAGAAAGACATGCAGCAAGATTCCAAGCTGGTGGAGATTATGCCCCAACCTCCTATATCCAGCTATTTGCTCAAGGAAGTATCGAACTACGTAAATCTGCAAGAAGCTATCACGCTAATGCTGGTAGCTCTATCCATTTCTGA
- a CDS encoding polymorphic outer membrane protein middle domain-containing protein, producing MKNSLYGFLIFSSFTASIAFHNHANADNLPSSTSFDGSTGTGQLTPKQTTAAGGTNYTLTGDIIIQHVKSTTPANTSCFKNSTGDITFTGANHSLIFEDIISTAQGAAISNNTDAKTLTMSGFNILSFIAAPKATTGNAAIYSVAATTIKENKKLTFDTNHSTAAGGAIHCAKTGATAATLTLEKNESMIFRNNSSATTGGAIYAEKLVLKAGGATLFENNHATQKGGAISIVGAGEISLSADDGSIIFKGNTITDAGNKVNNAIHVGANGKFLKLEAKESQSILFYDPVVVEGTAADNLEINKADGGTTYTGSIIFSGRYIKSPHKKMKHISKFTQPLTLSSGSLVLEKGAHLEAKSLTQTAGSKVILDQTSSIETKENLDIKELWLRLDDFKNPTAANISTSGNAHTVTVKGPLGIFSDQETFYDNQSLAHNVDQELLVLADKDITKITLVDIPQAVRKNIASHRGYQGDWTIDWKTVPGSTNAGVTTLGTKTATVHWRPTGYIPFGGAQEITTPLVVNTLWGNFSDIRNLERTVESLATNSLCSEGFWAAGIKNFLHSNSSEKNYVFQHNNTGYVIGMNKHTLSDNVFSAAFSQLFGKDRDDANGQVDHQTLSGSFYAHHIGSLPMLRFLCGGSTDCPPELQASPSIPVIVNAQLSYSHSNNHLKINHADTTTTTGMWSNYSLAAELGSTFVYTLSKCPSILKNISPFVKLQGVYSEQRKFTEEGLRRCLFSSTYLANLALPLGIKIHGVCPRELLAYDLSAMYVHDVFRIDPESMTLFLIGGLAPWATQATNLDTKAVVIQGSGRFAVRPNIEIFAEGNCELRSSSHSYNYDFGAKIHF from the coding sequence ATGAAAAACTCTCTCTACGGGTTTTTAATCTTTTCATCTTTTACCGCATCTATAGCATTTCATAATCATGCAAATGCTGACAATTTACCATCTTCGACGAGTTTCGATGGTTCTACAGGAACTGGGCAACTTACTCCCAAACAAACAACAGCCGCTGGAGGAACTAACTATACACTCACTGGTGATATAATTATCCAACATGTTAAATCAACAACACCAGCAAATACAAGTTGCTTTAAAAATTCTACGGGGGATATCACCTTCACAGGAGCTAACCACTCCTTAATATTCGAAGATATCATTTCCACAGCTCAAGGAGCTGCTATCAGTAACAATACTGATGCGAAAACACTTACAATGTCAGGATTTAACATCTTATCCTTTATTGCTGCCCCAAAAGCAACCACAGGAAATGCGGCTATTTATAGTGTGGCAGCAACAACTATCAAAGAAAATAAGAAGTTAACTTTTGATACAAACCACTCTACAGCAGCAGGCGGAGCTATCCATTGTGCAAAAACAGGAGCAACAGCAGCAACGCTAACTCTTGAAAAAAATGAATCTATGATATTTAGAAATAACTCCTCAGCAACCACAGGAGGTGCTATTTACGCTGAGAAACTTGTCCTTAAAGCTGGCGGAGCTACCCTATTCGAAAATAATCATGCCACGCAAAAAGGCGGGGCGATTTCCATTGTGGGAGCTGGAGAGATTAGCCTATCTGCAGATGATGGAAGTATTATCTTTAAAGGAAATACCATTACTGACGCAGGGAATAAGGTAAATAATGCTATTCACGTAGGAGCTAACGGGAAATTTTTAAAGCTAGAAGCTAAAGAATCTCAGTCTATTCTATTCTATGATCCTGTGGTTGTTGAAGGAACCGCCGCTGATAATTTAGAAATTAATAAAGCTGACGGCGGAACAACCTACACAGGATCTATTATCTTTTCAGGAAGATATATAAAAAGTCCTCACAAAAAAATGAAGCACATTTCTAAATTCACACAGCCGTTAACGCTATCCTCAGGATCTTTGGTTTTAGAAAAAGGCGCACACCTAGAAGCTAAATCTCTAACACAAACTGCAGGATCTAAAGTTATCCTAGACCAAACATCCAGTATAGAAACAAAAGAAAATCTAGATATTAAAGAACTTTGGTTACGTCTTGATGATTTCAAAAATCCTACAGCAGCAAATATCTCTACATCAGGGAATGCTCATACCGTCACGGTCAAAGGCCCTTTAGGGATCTTCTCAGATCAGGAAACCTTCTATGATAATCAATCTCTTGCTCATAATGTAGATCAAGAACTCCTAGTACTTGCTGATAAAGATATAACAAAGATTACCTTAGTAGATATCCCCCAAGCTGTTAGGAAAAATATCGCTTCCCATCGTGGATATCAAGGTGATTGGACTATAGATTGGAAAACGGTTCCAGGTTCTACAAATGCAGGCGTTACAACTTTAGGGACAAAAACAGCAACCGTACATTGGAGACCTACAGGCTACATTCCTTTTGGAGGAGCTCAAGAAATCACCACTCCTTTAGTGGTGAACACTCTATGGGGAAATTTCTCAGATATCCGCAATTTAGAGAGAACTGTAGAATCTTTAGCTACAAATTCTCTATGCTCTGAAGGATTCTGGGCCGCTGGAATTAAAAACTTCCTACATTCTAATAGCTCTGAAAAAAATTATGTCTTCCAACATAACAATACCGGCTATGTCATTGGTATGAATAAACATACGTTATCAGATAATGTATTTTCAGCAGCATTTTCCCAGCTATTTGGCAAAGATAGAGACGACGCTAATGGTCAAGTAGATCATCAAACACTTTCAGGATCTTTTTATGCACATCATATAGGCTCGCTACCTATGCTGCGCTTCCTTTGTGGGGGATCTACAGATTGCCCTCCTGAACTTCAAGCATCTCCGTCTATCCCTGTTATTGTGAATGCTCAGCTAAGTTATAGCCATAGCAACAATCACCTTAAAATAAATCACGCAGACACAACAACAACAACAGGAATGTGGTCTAACTATTCCTTAGCTGCAGAACTAGGATCAACATTTGTCTATACTTTGAGCAAATGTCCCTCCATACTTAAGAACATATCTCCATTTGTCAAACTCCAAGGCGTATATTCTGAACAAAGAAAATTTACAGAAGAAGGGCTACGTCGCTGCTTATTCTCGAGTACATATCTAGCTAATCTAGCTCTTCCCCTAGGGATTAAGATCCATGGAGTATGTCCTAGAGAACTACTTGCCTATGATCTATCCGCTATGTATGTTCATGATGTATTTCGCATCGATCCTGAAAGTATGACACTATTTCTAATTGGAGGCTTAGCTCCTTGGGCTACACAAGCTACCAACTTAGATACCAAAGCTGTGGTTATTCAAGGTTCTGGAAGATTTGCTGTTAGACCAAACATCGAAATTTTCGCAGAAGGCAACTGTGAACTACGCTCCTCATCTCATAGTTATAACTATGATTTTGGTGCTAAAATACATTTCTAG